The Dehalococcoidia bacterium genome window below encodes:
- a CDS encoding CAP domain-containing protein, which yields MTPSSTFIRTSRKALAMALGATLLAAALPAGLRSTAPVHADGATVNCDVPDSQLQIDPEEQALLDMLNAYRAQYGLGPLQFDPPLQRAAAWKAMDMANNRYTAHDDSFRTWDQRFRDCGYTAPYAFMAENISGGFATAVETLNQWEHSPVHNANLLDPNMNYVGLVRYQPTNPNAPYGWYWVLELGSDA from the coding sequence GTGACACCCAGCAGCACCTTCATCCGCACGTCGCGCAAGGCGCTCGCCATGGCGCTCGGCGCCACCCTGCTCGCCGCCGCGCTGCCCGCTGGCCTGCGCAGCACGGCGCCCGTCCACGCGGACGGCGCCACGGTCAACTGCGACGTGCCGGACAGCCAGCTCCAGATCGACCCCGAGGAGCAGGCGCTGCTCGATATGCTGAACGCCTACCGGGCGCAGTACGGGCTCGGTCCGCTGCAGTTCGATCCGCCGCTGCAGCGCGCGGCGGCATGGAAGGCCATGGATATGGCCAACAACCGCTACACCGCGCACGACGACAGCTTCCGCACCTGGGACCAGCGCTTTCGCGACTGCGGCTACACGGCGCCCTACGCCTTTATGGCGGAAAACATCTCCGGCGGCTTCGCCACGGCGGTGGAGACGCTGAACCAGTGGGAACACTCGCCGGTGCACAACGCGAACCTGCTGGACCCGAACATGAACTACGTCGGCCTGGTGCGCTACCAGCCGACCAACCCCAACGCCCCGTACGGCTGGTACTGGGTGCTGGAGCTGGGCAGCGACGCCTGA
- a CDS encoding MMPL family transporter — MQSQRSFTSRIASFSFRHKWYVLGAWLVLLVTAGVLSTGLGSTLTTDFRDLSHSDSRVGKDLIDNRFGARPFVEELVVRSNTDTVDSPAFQSQVTGLAGQLRGLKGVQSVQTYLDTQSPSMVSADRHAALTAVTLSNDEKTAEKDVGAVVDAVKGAQHPAGYELHLTGPASTAHEQNKLSEKDLSSAETFGLPIALIVMLLAFGTVVAAGVPLLLGFAAIGGALGIVALIGKVFALSFFVTNIISMIGLAVGIDYSLFIIGRYREELKRGRTPAEALAIASDSSGRAVFFSGITVLLALAGMLFVRNNIFVSIGIGAMVVVLVAVAASLTLLPALLSLFGRKINALRIPYLGKAAFGQRFWGMVTHAVQRRPVVFLVGSVALLGAAALPLTQINLGSNGVESLPHNTDSYQGIKALERDFSAGINDPIRIVVDGDVKSAATQSAITSLQQTVGQNPSFQWLGVQNDQAGRTALIEVSTSTVDTGNASRQLVNELRSDTDSAFHGSGARAYVTGNLPGFFDVKNQTDSAVPVVFTFVLGLSFLLLLMVFRSVVIPAKAILMNLLSVGAAYGLIVAVFQKGFLASQLGFQRTSQVEFWLPLFLFSILFGLSMDYHVFLLSRVKEEYDRTGDNTLAVREGVQSTAGMITSAAIIMVALFAAFSRSSQVSLQQMGFGLAVAVFMDATIIRSILVPAAMQLLGNYNWWMPSWLGWLPKISVEGSAALAADAEERLELAAAD, encoded by the coding sequence ATGCAATCGCAGCGCTCTTTCACCAGTCGCATCGCCAGCTTCAGCTTCCGGCACAAGTGGTATGTGCTCGGCGCCTGGCTGGTGCTGCTGGTGACGGCCGGTGTACTTTCAACCGGCCTTGGCTCGACCCTGACCACCGACTTCCGCGACCTCAGCCATTCTGACTCGCGGGTCGGCAAGGACCTGATCGACAACCGCTTCGGCGCCCGGCCCTTCGTCGAAGAGCTGGTGGTCCGCAGCAACACGGACACGGTCGATTCTCCCGCCTTCCAAAGCCAGGTGACGGGCCTGGCGGGCCAGCTCCGCGGCCTCAAGGGCGTGCAGAGCGTCCAGACCTATCTGGATACGCAGAGCCCGAGCATGGTCTCCGCCGACCGCCACGCCGCGCTGACGGCCGTGACGCTCTCCAACGATGAGAAGACGGCCGAGAAGGACGTGGGGGCCGTGGTCGACGCGGTGAAGGGTGCGCAGCACCCCGCGGGCTACGAGCTGCACCTCACCGGCCCCGCCTCGACCGCGCATGAGCAGAACAAGCTCTCGGAGAAAGATCTCTCCAGCGCCGAGACGTTCGGTCTGCCGATCGCGCTGATCGTGATGCTGCTCGCCTTCGGCACCGTCGTGGCGGCGGGCGTGCCGCTGTTGCTCGGCTTCGCCGCGATCGGCGGGGCGCTGGGCATCGTGGCGCTGATCGGCAAGGTGTTCGCGCTCAGCTTCTTCGTCACCAATATCATCTCGATGATCGGCCTGGCGGTCGGCATCGACTACTCGCTGTTCATCATCGGGCGCTACCGCGAGGAGCTGAAGCGCGGCCGCACGCCGGCCGAGGCGCTGGCGATCGCCAGTGACAGCTCCGGCCGCGCCGTCTTCTTCTCCGGCATCACGGTGCTGCTGGCGCTGGCCGGCATGCTCTTCGTGCGCAACAACATCTTCGTCAGCATCGGCATCGGCGCCATGGTCGTCGTGCTGGTTGCGGTGGCCGCCAGCCTGACGCTGCTGCCGGCGCTGCTGAGCCTGTTCGGCCGCAAGATCAATGCCCTGCGCATCCCGTATCTGGGCAAGGCCGCCTTCGGCCAGCGCTTCTGGGGCATGGTGACGCACGCCGTGCAGCGCCGCCCGGTGGTCTTCCTGGTCGGCAGCGTGGCGCTGCTCGGCGCCGCGGCGCTGCCGCTGACGCAGATCAACCTCGGCTCCAACGGCGTGGAGTCGCTGCCGCACAACACCGATTCCTACCAGGGCATCAAGGCGCTGGAGCGCGACTTCTCCGCCGGCATCAACGACCCGATCCGCATCGTGGTCGACGGCGACGTGAAGAGCGCGGCGACGCAGAGCGCGATCACGTCCTTGCAGCAGACGGTGGGACAGAACCCGTCCTTCCAGTGGCTGGGCGTGCAGAACGACCAGGCCGGCCGCACGGCGCTGATCGAGGTCTCGACGAGCACGGTGGATACCGGCAACGCCTCGCGGCAGCTCGTCAACGAGCTGCGCAGCGACACGGACTCGGCCTTCCACGGCAGCGGCGCCAGGGCCTACGTGACGGGCAACCTGCCAGGCTTCTTCGATGTGAAGAACCAGACCGACTCGGCCGTGCCGGTGGTCTTCACCTTCGTGCTCGGTCTCAGCTTCCTGCTGCTGCTGATGGTCTTCCGCAGCGTGGTGATCCCGGCCAAGGCGATCCTGATGAACCTGCTCTCGGTCGGCGCGGCCTACGGGCTGATCGTGGCGGTCTTCCAGAAGGGCTTCCTGGCGAGCCAGCTCGGCTTCCAGCGCACGAGCCAGGTCGAGTTCTGGCTGCCGCTCTTCCTCTTCAGCATTCTCTTTGGCCTGAGCATGGACTACCACGTCTTCCTGCTCAGCCGCGTGAAGGAAGAGTACGACCGCACCGGCGACAACACGCTGGCGGTGCGCGAGGGCGTGCAGTCTACGGCCGGCATGATCACCAGCGCGGCGATCATCATGGTGGCGCTGTTTGCGGCCTTCAGCCGCAGCAGCCAGGTGAGCCTGCAGCAGATGGGCTTCGGGCTGGCGGTGGCCGTGTTCATGGACGCGACGATCATCCGCTCGATCCTCGTGCCGGCGGCGATGCAGCTGCTGGGCAACTACAACTGGTGGATGCCGTCCTGGCTGGGCTGGCTGCCGAAGATCTCGGTCGAGGGCAGCGCGGCGCTGGCGGCGGACGCCGAGGAGCGCCTGGAGCTGGCCGCGGCGGACTAA
- a CDS encoding molybdopterin-dependent oxidoreductase, with amino-acid sequence MAEERLLSQLPRFPMPREAVAEGQAERAPARLRVDGLVRTPLALALAQVLALPVAEFTADFACEEGWRVPGLRWTGTRLADVLRQAGPLAAARYVAVGAGAFVSVLPLAQIGGEGPLLAYELDGAPLPREHGGPLRLIASWTACYQSVKWVDHLELVADERLETAKPIALGRIGAPAKPAPQP; translated from the coding sequence ATGGCCGAGGAGCGCCTGCTCAGCCAGCTTCCCCGCTTCCCGATGCCCCGCGAAGCCGTCGCCGAGGGGCAAGCAGAGCGGGCGCCTGCACGGCTGCGCGTCGACGGCCTGGTACGCACGCCGTTGGCGTTGGCGCTGGCGCAGGTGCTGGCGCTGCCCGTGGCCGAATTCACCGCCGATTTCGCCTGCGAAGAGGGCTGGCGCGTGCCGGGGCTGCGCTGGACGGGCACGCGGCTTGCCGACGTGCTGCGCCAGGCCGGGCCGCTGGCGGCGGCGCGCTACGTGGCCGTGGGCGCGGGTGCGTTCGTGAGCGTGCTGCCGCTCGCGCAGATCGGCGGCGAAGGGCCGCTGCTGGCCTACGAGCTGGACGGCGCGCCGTTGCCGCGGGAGCACGGCGGGCCGCTGCGCCTGATCGCAAGCTGGACCGCCTGCTACCAGAGCGTCAAGTGGGTGGACCACCTTGAGCTGGTGGCCGACGAGCGGCTGGAGACGGCGAAGCCGATCGCGCTGGGCCGCATCGGCGCACCCGCGAAACCCGCCCCGCAACCCTGA
- a CDS encoding MFS transporter, producing MRAESVEAAGRGGMTPGAVLTAPAAGHVREAGERRLRRSPLAIVYLTVFIDLLGFSIILPLLPFYAERFGATGAWVGTLLTAYAAVQCVSAPLLGRLSDRVGRRPVLLLSLAGSAASLALTGVANSLVLLLAGRALAGLFGGSISTAQAYVADMTEPRERAKYMGLLGAAIGLGFVFGPAIGAGLAPLGFGAAAFAAAGLAAANLAFACLRLPESHGDRGWNRHTRASLASLLAGSRRSGAGRTLAGIFLATFAFVSLEATFALFSQQQFGLGPAGFGIVFTYLGLLIVCVQGGLVGRLSRRYEERALAAAGAAALCLAFVALAAAPGIGLALPALAALALGQGLLSPSLSALLSRESHAGEQGSMLGLGQAAGAAARAAGPIAAGWLFDVNRAAPYLVSAGLALAVAYLLSQTKAPMVAATAGESAPG from the coding sequence ATGCGCGCTGAATCCGTCGAAGCGGCAGGCCGCGGCGGTATGACACCGGGCGCCGTCCTCACGGCTCCAGCGGCTGGGCACGTGCGCGAGGCAGGGGAGCGGCGGCTGCGACGCTCGCCGCTGGCGATCGTCTACCTGACGGTCTTCATCGATCTGCTCGGCTTCAGCATCATCCTGCCCCTGCTGCCCTTCTACGCCGAGCGCTTCGGCGCCACGGGGGCCTGGGTCGGGACGCTGCTCACCGCCTACGCCGCCGTGCAGTGCGTGAGCGCGCCCCTGCTCGGCCGGCTCTCCGATCGGGTCGGCCGTCGCCCGGTGTTGTTGCTGAGCCTGGCGGGCTCGGCGGCATCGCTGGCCCTGACGGGGGTCGCGAACTCGCTTGTGCTGCTGCTGGCGGGCCGGGCTCTGGCCGGCCTCTTCGGCGGCAGCATCTCGACGGCACAGGCCTACGTCGCCGACATGACCGAGCCGCGCGAGCGCGCAAAATACATGGGCCTGCTGGGCGCGGCGATCGGACTCGGCTTCGTCTTCGGCCCCGCCATCGGCGCCGGGCTGGCGCCGTTGGGCTTCGGCGCGGCCGCCTTCGCCGCCGCCGGGCTGGCCGCCGCCAACCTCGCCTTCGCCTGCCTCAGGCTGCCCGAGTCCCACGGCGATCGCGGCTGGAACAGACACACCCGCGCTTCCCTTGCGAGCCTGCTCGCGGGGTCGCGCCGGTCCGGCGCCGGCCGCACGCTCGCCGGCATCTTCCTGGCGACCTTCGCTTTCGTCAGCCTGGAGGCGACCTTCGCGCTGTTCAGCCAGCAACAGTTCGGGCTCGGCCCGGCGGGGTTCGGCATCGTCTTCACCTACCTCGGCCTGCTGATCGTCTGCGTGCAGGGCGGCCTGGTGGGCCGCTTGAGCCGGCGCTACGAGGAGCGCGCCCTGGCCGCCGCCGGCGCCGCGGCTCTCTGCCTGGCGTTCGTGGCGCTCGCGGCCGCTCCCGGTATCGGGCTGGCGCTGCCGGCCCTGGCGGCGCTCGCCCTCGGACAGGGGTTGCTCTCGCCCTCGCTCTCTGCCCTGCTGTCGCGAGAGAGCCACGCGGGCGAGCAGGGCAGCATGCTCGGCCTGGGACAGGCCGCCGGGGCCGCCGCCCGCGCCGCCGGCCCGATCGCCGCCGGCTGGCTGTTCGACGTCAACCGCGCCGCGCCCTATCTCGTGAGCGCCGGCCTGGCGCTGGCGGTGGCCTATCTGCTCAGTCAGACGAAGGCGCCCATGGTGGCAGCCACGGCCGGCGAGTCGGCCCCCGGCTGA
- a CDS encoding cytochrome c biogenesis protein ResB, whose protein sequence is MIRLSVVRRRVRAGRRVDLPHALWRLLTSVRFALWLIGFVALSGLLGVLIPQVPPAMRGDATAVAGWLQFESGKFGVFTEPMHRLGLFDVFDTRWFQAGLGLLAIAIAVCVGNRFPPIWRTIRRPPKRVADSYLRRAHHHAEFATPAEAGAFERVLARRHYRVQRFEENGAVYLFADRFQWAQLGTFASHLALIVFMVAGLVSVATGYETQLFIAKGWDAPIYPVNNPNQIQVHLDDTLGRFDQRGRPLDYRSMLTLSRNGREVKRCVATVNDPCSYGGFRFSQAAYFGFGAELLVRDLTANRVVYDEVLQLKDQMPGPHLAVRDDAGRLLLDQTVVMRTSLAGTFLSRVTVPQTNRSFLVGVRPDEDHHRWSMVVLESRPDGGQEAAARLLLVPGQEGALSGLHFQFSSLAALPAATRSDVPAAPSSSADGGQAPVLLQMTNAIFGSSESSSGRALPVAPVNGPPTLYISGIGTEPAALRQGESVSIDGFEYSFLGQRAFAGIQVKRDQGALFMWIAIALLVGGTAITFHVPRRRLWAKITPQRTYVAGIAGHLVDFGKELHELGAEAGASDTAAADEQIHAR, encoded by the coding sequence ATGATTCGACTCTCGGTCGTGCGCCGCCGCGTCCGTGCTGGCCGGCGCGTCGATCTGCCGCACGCGCTGTGGCGGTTGCTCACCTCCGTGCGCTTCGCCCTCTGGCTGATCGGCTTCGTTGCCCTCTCCGGGCTGCTGGGCGTCCTCATCCCGCAGGTGCCGCCGGCGATGCGCGGCGATGCGACGGCGGTGGCGGGCTGGCTGCAGTTTGAATCGGGCAAGTTCGGCGTCTTCACCGAGCCGATGCACCGCCTGGGGCTCTTCGACGTCTTCGACACCCGTTGGTTTCAGGCGGGCCTCGGCCTGCTCGCGATCGCGATCGCGGTCTGCGTCGGCAACCGCTTCCCGCCGATCTGGCGCACGATCCGCCGCCCGCCGAAGCGCGTCGCCGACAGCTATCTGCGCCGCGCCCACCACCACGCGGAGTTCGCCACGCCCGCGGAGGCCGGCGCCTTCGAGCGGGTGCTTGCGCGCCGGCACTACCGCGTGCAGCGCTTCGAAGAGAACGGCGCGGTGTATCTCTTCGCCGACCGCTTCCAGTGGGCGCAACTGGGCACCTTCGCCTCGCACCTGGCCCTGATCGTCTTCATGGTGGCCGGCCTCGTCAGCGTGGCCACGGGCTACGAGACCCAGCTCTTCATCGCCAAAGGCTGGGACGCCCCAATCTACCCCGTCAACAACCCCAACCAGATCCAGGTGCATCTCGACGACACGCTGGGACGGTTTGACCAGCGCGGGCGCCCGCTCGACTACCGTTCTATGCTGACGCTCTCCCGCAACGGCCGCGAGGTCAAGCGCTGCGTGGCGACGGTCAACGACCCATGCTCGTACGGCGGCTTCCGCTTCTCACAGGCCGCCTATTTCGGCTTCGGCGCCGAGTTGCTGGTGCGCGACCTGACGGCAAACCGGGTCGTGTACGACGAGGTCCTGCAACTGAAGGACCAGATGCCCGGGCCGCATCTGGCCGTGCGCGACGACGCGGGCCGGCTGCTGCTCGATCAGACGGTGGTGATGCGCACCTCGCTGGCAGGCACCTTCCTCTCGCGCGTGACCGTCCCGCAGACGAATCGGAGCTTCCTGGTCGGCGTGCGGCCCGACGAGGACCACCACCGCTGGTCGATGGTCGTGCTCGAGAGCCGGCCGGACGGCGGCCAGGAAGCCGCGGCACGGCTGCTGCTGGTGCCCGGACAGGAGGGCGCGCTGTCCGGCCTGCACTTCCAGTTCAGCAGCCTGGCCGCGCTGCCGGCAGCCACACGGAGCGACGTCCCCGCCGCGCCGTCGAGCAGCGCCGACGGCGGACAGGCGCCGGTACTGCTGCAAATGACCAACGCGATCTTCGGCTCAAGCGAGTCGTCGTCGGGCCGCGCCCTGCCCGTGGCGCCGGTAAACGGGCCGCCCACCCTCTACATCAGCGGCATCGGCACGGAGCCGGCGGCGCTGCGGCAGGGCGAATCCGTCTCCATCGACGGCTTCGAATACTCCTTCCTGGGCCAGCGCGCCTTCGCCGGCATTCAGGTGAAGCGCGACCAGGGCGCGCTGTTCATGTGGATCGCGATTGCGCTGCTGGTCGGTGGCACGGCGATCACCTTCCATGTGCCGCGGCGGCGGCTCTGGGCGAAGATCACGCCGCAACGGACGTATGTCGCGGGTATCGCCGGGCACCTGGTGGACTTCGGCAAGGAGCTGCACGAGCTGGGAGCGGAGGCCGGCGCATCGGACACAGCGGCCGCGGACGAGCAGATCCATGCGCGCTGA
- a CDS encoding TlpA disulfide reductase family protein has protein sequence MNIEPQRNAPRSDTAPAERIEENPQQRREWHGAWRSIVLPLAVVAAVAAAIYGVQAHHGGSGAVHGNGGFGLVAAPTDKSPAGVRPAAREGRPAPDFVLQTADGGVVRLSDLRSHPVVLNFWASWCGPCRAEMPEFQTVYDTARDSGLVVLAVNVQESPGKVKDWAKQFSLTFPIVLDATGQVSQGYDVGGLPLTVFVGRDGVIKRIHPGQLDRTAILNGLAAIL, from the coding sequence ATGAACATAGAACCGCAGCGAAACGCCCCCCGCTCCGACACCGCACCGGCGGAGCGGATCGAGGAAAACCCGCAGCAACGGCGCGAGTGGCACGGAGCCTGGCGCAGCATCGTGCTGCCGCTGGCCGTGGTCGCGGCCGTTGCCGCGGCCATCTACGGCGTGCAAGCGCATCACGGCGGCAGCGGCGCCGTCCACGGCAACGGCGGCTTCGGTCTCGTCGCGGCGCCCACGGACAAGAGTCCCGCGGGTGTGCGCCCGGCGGCCAGGGAGGGAAGGCCGGCGCCGGACTTCGTCCTGCAAACCGCCGACGGCGGCGTGGTCCGCTTGAGCGATCTGCGCTCCCACCCGGTGGTGCTCAACTTCTGGGCGAGCTGGTGCGGTCCCTGCCGCGCCGAGATGCCGGAGTTCCAGACGGTCTACGACACCGCGCGCGACAGCGGTCTGGTGGTGCTGGCCGTCAACGTCCAGGAAAGCCCGGGCAAGGTCAAAGACTGGGCGAAGCAGTTCAGCCTCACCTTCCCGATCGTGCTCGACGCGACGGGCCAGGTGAGCCAGGGCTACGACGTGGGCGGGCTGCCGTTGACCGTCTTCGTCGGCCGCGACGGCGTGATCAAACGCATCCACCCCGGGCAGCTAGACCGTACGGCGATCCTGAACGGTCTGGCGGCGATCCTGTAA
- the ccsB gene encoding c-type cytochrome biogenesis protein CcsB, which translates to MASLSIDLFYIGLGVTAVATALYLLHAMGAWVGYRRAATSAGEITIPVMVRLPAELGRWASGTRLLATALLTAALVCRVIATGHPPYTNMWEYQVAFGWTTLVIYGLFEWHYGQRTLGAFVLPVALTLFVVSAVFFPAQVQPLVPALQANRILAIHVGTMILAYSSFTVSFGAAAMYLLQGPNARFPRLPGRVLLDTIAYRSVAVGVPLLALGIGLGAWWGYSAWGRYWGWDPKETSALVTWLIYAGYLHVRGLRGWRGDRSTWILIGGYAAVLFTYFAVNLWVSGLHSYAGV; encoded by the coding sequence ATGGCCAGCCTTTCGATCGACCTCTTCTATATCGGGCTCGGCGTTACGGCCGTGGCAACGGCGCTCTATCTGCTGCACGCGATGGGCGCCTGGGTCGGCTACCGGCGGGCCGCGACCAGCGCCGGCGAGATCACGATCCCGGTGATGGTGCGCCTGCCGGCCGAGCTGGGCCGCTGGGCCAGCGGCACGCGGCTGCTGGCGACGGCGCTGCTCACCGCCGCGCTCGTCTGCCGCGTGATCGCCACCGGCCACCCGCCCTACACCAATATGTGGGAGTACCAGGTCGCCTTCGGCTGGACGACGCTGGTGATCTACGGCCTGTTCGAGTGGCACTACGGGCAGCGCACGCTCGGCGCCTTCGTGCTGCCCGTCGCGCTGACACTGTTCGTCGTCTCGGCGGTCTTCTTCCCCGCGCAGGTGCAGCCGCTGGTGCCGGCGCTGCAGGCCAACCGCATCCTCGCCATCCACGTCGGCACCATGATCCTGGCCTACAGCTCGTTCACCGTCTCCTTCGGCGCCGCGGCCATGTACCTGCTGCAGGGGCCGAACGCCCGTTTTCCGCGGCTGCCGGGCCGGGTGCTGCTCGACACGATCGCCTACCGCTCGGTCGCCGTCGGCGTGCCCCTGCTGGCGCTGGGCATCGGCCTGGGCGCCTGGTGGGGCTATTCGGCCTGGGGCCGCTACTGGGGCTGGGATCCGAAAGAAACGTCGGCGCTGGTCACCTGGCTGATCTACGCCGGCTACCTGCACGTGCGCGGCCTGCGCGGCTGGCGGGGCGACCGCTCGACCTGGATCCTGATCGGCGGCTACGCCGCGGTCCTCTTCACCTACTTTGCCGTCAACCTCTGGGTCAGCGGCCTGCACAGCTACGCCGGCGTATAG